A region from the Alphaproteobacteria bacterium genome encodes:
- a CDS encoding transporter substrate-binding domain-containing protein, producing MKKIYYFMLLYIGCSLNQGLSAQELYSHRFGEKGPPIDIQRVIDRGRLVVAMHKNNYAPFFSDESGTLKGFDVDLAYDIAKTLNIPEVEFNRTSDSFDDVVKKVSEYKADMAISYVSKTLTRQLKVLYTEPYIKLRTGILVSRSYAAQNNITEKNLLMALNRKDATFAAERGGAFREFTRNVFPEVKLIEAPSRLDIYKSLVDRKIDAVYNEEYLIKVFFKKNPGQAIYYKPIYLENSEDHISIAIPPDAYNLKEWLNLYLTFRREKVAFDNLYDKYVTSNVKDLNGNIEKTNLKPEQNEKSEKTEMKVGS from the coding sequence ATGAAAAAAATCTATTATTTTATGCTACTTTATATAGGTTGTTCTTTGAATCAAGGGCTTTCTGCCCAAGAATTATATTCTCATCGTTTTGGTGAAAAAGGTCCACCTATAGATATTCAGCGAGTTATTGATCGTGGTCGATTGGTGGTTGCGATGCATAAAAATAATTATGCGCCATTTTTTTCAGATGAATCAGGAACATTAAAAGGATTTGACGTTGATTTAGCATATGATATTGCGAAAACATTGAATATTCCTGAAGTTGAATTTAATCGCACTTCTGATAGTTTTGACGATGTTGTTAAAAAGGTTTCTGAATATAAAGCTGATATGGCGATTTCATATGTCAGTAAAACGCTTACTAGGCAATTAAAAGTCTTATATACAGAACCTTACATTAAGTTGAGAACGGGCATATTAGTGAGTCGGAGTTATGCCGCACAAAATAATATTACTGAAAAAAATTTACTAATGGCGCTTAATCGTAAAGATGCTACATTTGCTGCTGAAAGAGGTGGCGCTTTCCGAGAATTTACACGCAATGTTTTTCCTGAGGTTAAGCTTATTGAAGCGCCTAGTCGCCTTGATATTTATAAAAGTTTAGTGGATCGCAAAATAGATGCTGTTTATAACGAAGAATATCTTATAAAAGTCTTTTTTAAAAAAAATCCAGGCCAAGCAATTTATTATAAACCTATTTATCTTGAAAATTCTGAAGATCATATATCGATTGCAATACCACCGGATGCTTATAATTTAAAAGAATGGTTGAATCTTTATTTAACGTTTAGACGTGAAAAAGTTGCTTTTGATAATCTTTATGATAAATACGTGACTTCTAATGTAAAAGATTTAAACGGAAATATTGAAAAAACAAATCTTAAGCCAGAACAAAATGAAAAATCTGAAAAAACAGAAATGAAGGTAGGGTCATGA